The following are encoded in a window of Sorex araneus isolate mSorAra2 chromosome 11, mSorAra2.pri, whole genome shotgun sequence genomic DNA:
- the GPR15LG gene encoding protein GPR15LG: MRFQVLCSLLCLLLLCFSVFSVEGRKHPRRPSKSSRISCCPRVAGPVAGTQKGRIMKICRPCKLKPQPRRWVVPGALPQV; this comes from the exons ATGAGGTTTCAAGTCCTCTGCAGCCTGCTCTGCCTCTTGCTTCTCTGCTTCTCCGTCTTCTCCGTGGAAG GAAGAAAGCATCCTAGGCGTCCGTCCAAGTCCTCAAGAATCAGCTGCTGCCCCAGGGTTGCTGGCCCTGTCGCAGGGACCCAGAAAG GACGCATTATGAAGATCTGTAGACCTTGCAAGTTGAAACCACAACCCCGCCGTTGGGTGGTACCTGGGGCACTCCCACAGGTGTGA